GCATTAATTCATCAAACCAacaaagaaaagtgcaaagtAATCAACGATTTTCAATtgcgataataataatattttcggAACACTTCGATGTGTGAAATTATAGGCAAGAAAGAGAAGGGATCCATtacgaacaaataaaaacaggaATGCATCAGCGATTGGCACTCAGAAAACAGGAGGCCTCGTAATGGTGGGCGCACTGCAAGCAACCAGCAGGTAATCAGCACAAAACAACCACGCCCACCACATTTGTTTGAATACGCGCCATGCGAAAAGTTCGTTCACTGCAAAATTTGGAATATTACTTGCTCAAAGTGATCTAAAGCCAGTTGAAGCAAATTTTCGTGGTAAGCATTTCTCTAACAGCATGTAACGGCCGTACGTAGTTCATAAGGATCACGTTGAAAACGCGCCAGCCTTCCCCAGACTAAATTCAAGAATTTGGGACATCACGAACATTTTGAGCTATCAATACGCATAATATTCGCAGAATGAGTCCAACAGAATCACGcacacattttaaaaaaagaggaaaatttccgTGAATGCGACCTTTAAGAATAAAGAAAGGCAAAATATACTAttgggaaataaaataattcagcAGGACTCCTGCCCTAGTTTTATAAGGACGTGTAACTCATCTTGTAGGATGCGTTTTTGAGGACGTCGGTCTCACTGATAGCTCTGAATTCTCCCGAATCTGCCCAAATCTCTCTGGTTTCTACCAGTTGGTGGTGTAAAGTTAGCAAGACGTATTACATTGTTATTTCATAATTCATAAGTTGCTCGAATCTTCAAATCTCTACCGATACGATCAAGTACAAATGCATTCCGCGCAAAGATTCTGCTCTCCAATCTAGGAAGCcgaagttttggaaaaaacaATATATGATTAAGGGTTGCAAGATTCTAATTTCAGTACAAAGATCTCAAACTCGAAAATTACTCTGAACACCACTTTTAAGTGTATTgtagcttatttgttggattcTTCACGAAGGAATGAAATGCCCACAAACTGGAGGCAAATAGATGAGATGAGCCATTGCGCAGAGGGGATAACATGAGCAATGAGGCTTTGCCGAGGTGCTTGATTACTAGATTGAAAATAAGAAccacaaaaaatgttttatccCGTTATTAATCGGATAAGGGTTGCACAAGAAATCTTGTAGGACTACAAAGTGAACATGAAAGCGAAGTATCGCTTTCAAATAGTGAATCATACTCGCCTCTTACACCATGTATACTGCGGAATCGTTGCACTAATGAGATTCCGTTCattgaaaaacattttcgTACAACAGCATCTTCGGTTACAACAGTAGTTCCACGAGCAATGTGTACTTATGTATGACAAAAGAAATCTTAGCATTTGATGGGAAGAATCAATGTCCGAAAAATGTCCAAGATGTTGCTGTTTTTCTAAAGCCAATGTATCCCCACATCTGTAACCGCTCACATTAGCTCCattgtgcaaatgcaccaaaCATCTTTCGACTCTGGTGACGTTCCACGTCTCATTTCTCAATGAATTGCCTGAGAAGAGGCAAGAATATATAATagatagaataataataatatagaataagGCAACAATGCGAAGTAataatatatacatgtatatacatatgcaATAACTTATACAATACATTTGTATTCCacaggaaaaatgagaaagtagAAAGATGTGAAGAACAACTCTACTCTACCAGATGCGCTGCGTTGTTGGAGGCATGCACGATTTGATAAATCGCTAGCCGAAAAAGGATGCGAAAAAGAagttcacaaaagaaaattggcgAGGTTGCACGGCGGTTGCAGAAACGACGGCACAAAACTGTTGATTGCTTgttttgcttgatttttttaatggtcTATTAAGAATTTTGAATCAACTCTCCGTCTCTCAATACTTTAAGAATATCAAGGGAATATCTGAATACCAACAAACAGCGCTAATTCAGGATACTGGATTGATGTTGGACTGTATGTTGACtaaaggatttttcttgaaaaaaaaaaaacagaatatcAAAGAATAATGGAGACAGGGggtttcgagagaaaaaaaaaagagccaaaagaaaaagaaaacgatccCAGCTCTCGGATTGTTAAGGGTTTTTGGTCGACTTCTGTATACTGTAAGGTATTCGATGATACCACAAAGAAGATTTCCAATTGagattaatttcttttaaagaagATATGGATAGTGTTTGTTCTCTGAACGTGGGAACTACATGAAAAGTGGAGAGAGAAGTGTTGTAAACCCATACCCGCCAGGGATTAAATACCGGTTCCGAATTTAAACCAGTTTCCGCTTGCAAGGCATGCACAGCTGACACCCACACTGCAACTTCCAATCAAAACCCATGAAAATCTAAAGCAAGAGCGAGAGAGCTGAGCTTTTCTCTGGAAGAGTTATGGTGGTTCTTGCAaatacgtgtgtgtgtgtgtgtgtggactCTTCACAGATGCAGGGATTTCATACGaatgttcgaaagaaaaagaaatggtcaAGTGTAAAGCTTAAACGATGTACATCCGTACGTCTACAGAATCGTGCTAACACGTGTGTTTGCTCATGCTAAGATCGTTTAAGTATCGATTGAAGGCGATGTCACTCATGCGTCAATCTCCTAACGATCCATTTACCGTATATATTCGGTCATCCATGACAAAGAATGCATAGCTATTCCACTAACAATGGAGGAGTATTTCTCATCACTTTAGGTGATTTTcagtggtaaaaaaaattcacaaacagGCAAACGGAAAGATGGAAAAGTTacatttctctattttttggtgaaaaatgaaggaaagtgTACTTTGAACTCGGAAAAGTTTTATTagtcgtgattttttttttcaaaaaaaaagaagatagttCAGAACCGTGCTATTTATGACACAAGAAAACATTGCAAGTTTTTTTCGATAAGCGCGCCCCAGTCATTTGGTAGTAAGGATCCCCTTCCATGCTATTCAACTGTTTTATTCTTCAGAGGCACATATACTGGATCGGTGGTCGGAGACTCAGAAGATCCTGATACCTTTCCCAAGTCTACATCCAAAGTATTTTCCTCTGTGAGGATAGATACGGGTATGGAAATAAAGCCAAAAGCACTTTTCCGAACGGTTCTAATCAGATTAATTTCCTACCAGTACCTCAGCGCACTGTCACTTCTTTGCGGGATCTTGCCGGGTAATGATATCCAGTGGCGAAACGGAGTGGACTCGTGTTTCAGCGACATGGTGTACTTGACACTGAGTACACCAGAACGACAACAGCCTACAGTTCAGGAGTAAAACGGAGTGTTGTTACCAGAGATTCCACGCTCGCTCCAGGTACTTGACCTATTTCGGTTGGTTTTTGGCCGCGTGCTGGACagcagcacctttttgcaatatttgagCAATTTCCACCACATAACTGTGCAAATTACATAGCTCATAGGTGCCCAGAGCGTACAGTGAAATGTCTGGCTGCATTTATTAGAAGCAGAGCCATCGCGAGCAGaaagcaatcagacttgtatactcGCGGCCGGCCCCTATCTTCTAGAAAGTAGATATAGAGTACAAGTAATCAACTGTGGACAAAGGTTTCTCCGACAGGGCATTGAGAAGATTTACTAATCAATAAGTGAATGATTATAGCTTAAGTATTGGGTCATCCTACAAATAATGTATTTTTCGGGAAAATGTCGTTGGGGCGGGGGCACTCAATGGCgtccttatttcccgaagctctaacttacttttttttctcttagtaacttaagtttacatttcatagatcctctaagactaatgcttaggccttagggccccaattgattgatttgattatttacttcgagaaataaaggcACCATtgagtgccccccccccccctgcaacgacactttaccccaGAATTTTTCGTTACGGCTATAAATTTTGGAATAGAGGCATTGAAAATCCACCAGAAGGATGGAAAAGGGTTGCAAGATGTGAAGGGAAGGATATTCGAGACCAAGAAAACTTCCATTTAgctcaattttaaaaattaaaggaagtACAGAATATCGAATTACTTACTGGATAACTCAATTTGTCACCAACATCATTAATCTCCAGCAAGCCCTACGAGTTACTTTAGGAACAATGTTTTGATTAGTCTCAACACCTTATGGCTTGAAAACCCTCCAAACCCCTAAAACAAAACAGCATGACTCATTGTTTTCGGCTAGCGATATCAGAACGATAAACAACAGCGAAcaacaacagaagaaaagtgCAGACGCACGTGAGCACAAACGGCGGTCGCGAGCGGATTTCCATTGGAGCGCGGAATTGCCTCATCCGAAATTTCGCAACTAACTCGTCAAACAATCGCTAATTTACgggattttatggttttcaaACGTAACGtaatttcttctggattatAAATCATTCGAGGTGCAGCATCGCTAACCCTAAGCAGGGCCATTTTCTGCGTCTTCGATATGAAACTAAGCAGTCTTTGCAAGAACGTTAAGATCCGTTTTGTTCGTGGATTTGTTTTTGACTGTTTTTGACCGGAAACTAACTTCGCCCTTGTAATTACAAACAACTATTTCATGCGTAACACTCAGGTTTACAGTTCGAAAATTAGAACGTTCGAGATTCACTACAGAACCATAGGTTTTTgcttatgtttcttttttttctaattctcgGTCTAGGCTAGTTAAACGATAGTAACGGTCCTAGTTCTGTCATTTTCGGCTTTAGCTAGCCTTCGCACTGATCATCATCTTACATGTCCAACGTATACTGAGTTGTATTGGGTTTTCAGACGTGAAAGTAACAATTAGTTATTGGAAACCACCTAAGATTCTACTGGATCCTGTTGCTTTTGCTTAGCAGCTCGAAATGTGTTGGAGAAAAGAGCAATTTAGAAACGCataataaaatttctccttaTTCAGATGGTAGCCTCAGAACTCACAGCCGGGTTCACGCTCCCAACTACTGGAAGCTCTGCAGCGCTGTCAAGTTTACAACCACAGGAGGATGAAAAACTTTGGTATGTTTTCCTGTGAATCATCTAAtagaagaactttttcttaCGCTTACTTCTGATTAGTGAGCTACAGTATTTTCTTGGTAATTCGCTTACAATTTTGTAGTTATCGGGGAAGATTATTGTGTAGGAAAGTGGCCGCTCACTACTGAgtcattgttttcattctaGGACTAGAATCCTTTCTGAAGTCAGTTCGAAGTCTTCGTCGACTTTTCAAGGTGGTACGCTTATCATTCTTGGTAAGGAACTTGTCATCTtcatcattgtttttgttcacattTATATAAGGCtctgaaatttgtttttctacggACTAGTCGGTCGGACTACTCTATTATTGAACTCCGCCATTGCGTTGCTCAATAAATTGCGTTCAGGTGAAAATCAATCCGGGAAATCTTCACTGCTTGCTCGGTTAGAAAAGAACGAGAGTCAGGGAGAAAGATCAGCACTTGAATACCACTTTCTGAACGTGCAAAATGATTTTCGGGATGGCAGTTATGCATATCAGCTGGGTACTGCTGGCGGACTCGGTCCGGCTGAGAATTTCAGTCTACCGGTACGTTCTCTGTCTCATCGTAATGTATAAACTGGCGTTATTTCTCCCATCAAAATTTCTTAGTTGTTTGGTAGGTGGTTGGGATTAGAACATTTTCGCGTCTTAAGCGTAACGGAGTGATCGCCTCTTTCCATTTGGAACATTTAGCATTTGATTCTCCGTTCACCATTTGGGAAGGTTTCACTTCtagatgaaaacaaaaataaaaactttgttGTAACGATGTAACTTGTACGATTGTAGCTTTGTTTAGAAATGGTACTTTAATAGGCCTGTCACTTTTGTTCGCTTTCAACACCGTTGTCGCCTCATTCACTaaacttcattatttttcacatacttttttttaaaatgaaataccATTTTTAAATAGAGCATCGTTCAAAATCTTTATATCCGTCGTCATTTTGGTCCTCACTTATAGACATATCCTTGAGAAAGAGCTCGAGCTGGATAAGCATTCAATGGAGCATATAGCACCTCCATTGAATTTCCCTTGAAAATAGAGCAAATGGTAGCGTAATTGATGTCATCGAATATTGAGGGATTCCGacatcgagtttttttttcccaaaatgaAATTAACCCAATAAAACTCTAAATCAAATGCGACACGAATcgataaattaaattttaagatGTTCTAGGTTTGGATGCTGGACGGAGATGAGTGTTTTGCTCCACTCATCCAGTACGCACTTCCTTTACCTTCTCCATCGAAAACGGTTGTTCTTCTGGTCGCTGCATTAGACAATCCTAGTTTGTATTCGTAAAATCTCTTTCACGTTCCATATAGGGAGGGAATTACTCTATTAAGGCCTCATCCATTCTATTCGTCGTTGGGCAAACGTCATCGCCCAACAGGTAATTCAAAAATACGACACAAACACCATTACGGAGGCCAGAAAAATGCGTAAGTTCGCTTTCCGTTAAGAATAACCTCTTGACCTTCGGTTAGTTATCTGTTTAGTGTGACACGATGTTGTTACAGAGGTTACAGAGGAACGATTCCGGCATTTGTTTCTTTACAGAGGAACGATTCTGGCAGGAATACGTTGAACCTGTGGAGTCGTCGATGACGTCTTCAATGGCTCCTGGCGGATTAGACGACGCTGGTCTATTGCCACTGGAACAAGGAGTGCTGACCGAGAATTGCGGTGTCAGCTTTGTCGTGGTCATTACAAAAAGTGACCTATGTGAGTTACGCGCAGTTTTGAGTTGTATTTCTAATAATCGTTactttcccaattttttctttaaatattcCAATTCTTTGAGGAAAACTAAGAACCTCTTTAGGCAGCGATTTCACCGACCAACAAGCTGACCGTATTCTCGTGCAGGTTCGAAGGCTCTGCCTTCA
The Necator americanus strain Aroian chromosome I, whole genome shotgun sequence genome window above contains:
- a CDS encoding hypothetical protein (NECATOR_CHRI.G3951.T1) — translated: MVASELTAGFTLPTTGSSAALSSLQPQEDEKLWTRILSEVSSKSSSTFQGGTLIILGENQSGKSSLLARLEKNESQGERSALEYHFLNVQNDFRDGSYAYQLGTAGGLGPAENFSLPVWMLDGDECFAPLIQYALPLPSPSKTVVLLVAALDNPSLIHSIRRWANVIAQQVIQKYDTNTITEARKMQERFWQEYVEPVESSMTSSMAPGGLDDAGLLPLEQGVLTENCGVSFVVVITKSDLCSDFTDQQADRILVQVRRLCLQLGAALVYTSAKNVKNIQMLYKYIVHRAYGFPFTSTAQLIERDSIFVPAGWDGEKKIEIVKEGLPDIDNVLEPTREKPTIIREQLVEAEDEQVFLQRLAAAESAAPAAQKKSSLLDDAADNKTPLSSFFSNLLKDKPNVVKTSAPPPDTAVQLDRILKSATGQQSQTNTDSSA